A window of Macrotis lagotis isolate mMagLag1 chromosome X, bilby.v1.9.chrom.fasta, whole genome shotgun sequence contains these coding sequences:
- the TNFAIP8L1 gene encoding tumor necrosis factor alpha-induced protein 8-like protein 1 isoform X2, translating into MDTFSTKNLALQAQKKLLSKMASKTMASVFIDDTSSEVLDELYRVTKEFTRNRKEAQKIIKDLIKIVMKLGILYRNGQFSPEELVLMERFRKKVHHLAMTAVSFYQIDFTFDRRVMATTLHECRDLLHQAVNTHLTSKSHSRINHVFNHFADFEFLAALYGPSEPYRSHLRRICDGINKMLDEDSI; encoded by the coding sequence ATGGATACCTTCAGTACCAAGAACCTTGCCCTGCAAGCTCAGAAGAAACTCCTGAGTAAAATGGCCTCCAAGACTATGGCCAGCGTGTTCATCGATGACACAAGCAGTGAGGTCTTGGATGAGCTCTATAGGGTAACAAAGGAATTCACCCGGAACCGCAAGGAGGCTCAGAAGATCATTAAGGACCTCATCAAGATTGTCATGAAGTTGGGTATCCTCTACCGCAATGGGCAGTTCAGCCCAGAGGAGCTGGTGTTGATGGAACGCTTTCGAAAAAAGGTCCATCACCTGGCCATGACTGCAGTCAGCTTCTACCAAATAGACTTCACTTTTGACCGTCGGGTGATGGCCACCACCCTCCACGAGTGTAGAGATCTGCTGCACCAGGCTGTCAATACCCACCTGACAAGCAAGTCCCATTCCCGAATCAACCATGTTTTTAACCACTTTGCAGACTTTGAATTCCTGGCAGCTCTTTATGGACCCTCTGAGCCATACCGCTCCCACCTGCGACGGATCTGTGATGGGATCAATAAAATGCTAGATGAAGATAGCATATGA
- the TNFAIP8L1 gene encoding tumor necrosis factor alpha-induced protein 8-like protein 1 isoform X1, with amino-acid sequence MANMDTFSTKNLALQAQKKLLSKMASKTMASVFIDDTSSEVLDELYRVTKEFTRNRKEAQKIIKDLIKIVMKLGILYRNGQFSPEELVLMERFRKKVHHLAMTAVSFYQIDFTFDRRVMATTLHECRDLLHQAVNTHLTSKSHSRINHVFNHFADFEFLAALYGPSEPYRSHLRRICDGINKMLDEDSI; translated from the exons ATGG CAAACATGGATACCTTCAGTACCAAGAACCTTGCCCTGCAAGCTCAGAAGAAACTCCTGAGTAAAATGGCCTCCAAGACTATGGCCAGCGTGTTCATCGATGACACAAGCAGTGAGGTCTTGGATGAGCTCTATAGGGTAACAAAGGAATTCACCCGGAACCGCAAGGAGGCTCAGAAGATCATTAAGGACCTCATCAAGATTGTCATGAAGTTGGGTATCCTCTACCGCAATGGGCAGTTCAGCCCAGAGGAGCTGGTGTTGATGGAACGCTTTCGAAAAAAGGTCCATCACCTGGCCATGACTGCAGTCAGCTTCTACCAAATAGACTTCACTTTTGACCGTCGGGTGATGGCCACCACCCTCCACGAGTGTAGAGATCTGCTGCACCAGGCTGTCAATACCCACCTGACAAGCAAGTCCCATTCCCGAATCAACCATGTTTTTAACCACTTTGCAGACTTTGAATTCCTGGCAGCTCTTTATGGACCCTCTGAGCCATACCGCTCCCACCTGCGACGGATCTGTGATGGGATCAATAAAATGCTAGATGAAGATAGCATATGA